A window from Pseudomonas frederiksbergensis encodes these proteins:
- the purD gene encoding phosphoribosylamine--glycine ligase, protein MNVLIIGSGGREHALAWKVAQDPRVQKVFVAPGNAGTAIEAKCENVAIDVLALEQLADFAEKNVSLTIVGPEVPLVAGVVDLFRARGLDCFGPTAGAAQLEGSKAFTKDFLARHKIPTADYQNFTEIEPALAYLREKGAPIVIKADGLAAGKGVIVAMTLTEAEDAVRDMLAGNAFGDAGSRVVIEEFLDGEEASFIVMVDGKNVLPMATSQDHKRVGDGDTGPNTGGMGAYSPAPVVTADVHQRVMDLVIWPTVRGMAEEGNVYTGFLYAGLMIDKAGNPKVIEFNCRFGDPETQPVMLRLQSSLVLLVEAALAQALDKVEAQWDPRPSVGIVLAAGGYPGDYAKGVAINGLDAAATLEGKVFHAGTALKDGQVVTAGGRVLCATAMGTSVDAAQQQAYTLAAKIDWEGCFYRKDIGYRAIARERGESQE, encoded by the coding sequence ATGAATGTTTTGATCATTGGCAGCGGTGGCCGTGAACACGCCCTGGCCTGGAAAGTGGCTCAGGATCCGCGCGTACAGAAGGTTTTTGTGGCCCCGGGCAACGCCGGCACCGCCATTGAAGCCAAGTGCGAGAACGTCGCGATCGACGTGCTGGCCCTTGAGCAGCTTGCAGACTTCGCCGAGAAAAACGTTTCCCTGACCATCGTCGGTCCGGAAGTGCCGCTGGTCGCTGGTGTCGTCGATCTGTTCCGCGCCCGCGGCCTGGATTGCTTCGGTCCAACCGCTGGCGCTGCCCAGCTGGAAGGTTCGAAAGCCTTCACCAAGGATTTCCTGGCGCGCCACAAGATTCCGACCGCCGACTACCAGAACTTCACCGAGATCGAGCCTGCCCTGGCTTATCTGCGTGAAAAAGGCGCACCAATCGTGATCAAGGCCGACGGCCTGGCCGCCGGTAAAGGCGTGATCGTTGCCATGACGTTGACCGAAGCCGAAGACGCCGTACGCGACATGCTCGCGGGCAACGCATTCGGCGATGCCGGTTCGCGCGTGGTGATCGAAGAGTTCCTGGACGGCGAAGAAGCCAGCTTCATTGTCATGGTCGACGGCAAGAACGTATTGCCGATGGCCACCAGCCAGGACCACAAACGCGTCGGCGACGGTGACACGGGGCCGAACACTGGCGGCATGGGTGCTTACTCCCCTGCCCCGGTCGTGACCGCTGACGTGCACCAGCGCGTCATGGACCTGGTGATCTGGCCGACCGTGCGCGGCATGGCCGAGGAAGGCAATGTTTACACGGGCTTCCTCTACGCCGGCCTGATGATCGACAAGGCTGGTAACCCAAAAGTCATCGAATTCAACTGCCGTTTCGGCGACCCTGAGACCCAACCGGTGATGCTGCGTTTGCAGTCGAGCCTGGTGTTGCTGGTCGAAGCGGCGCTGGCACAAGCCCTGGACAAGGTCGAAGCACAATGGGATCCACGTCCGAGCGTTGGTATTGTATTGGCCGCTGGCGGTTACCCGGGTGACTACGCCAAAGGTGTTGCCATCAACGGCCTGGACGCAGCCGCGACACTGGAAGGCAAAGTCTTCCATGCCGGTACTGCGCTCAAGGACGGTCAAGTAGTGACCGCCGGTGGTCGGGTGCTGTGCGCAACCGCCATGGGCACCAGCGTCGATGCAGCCCAGCAGCAGGCTTACACACTGGCGGCTAAAATCGACTGGGAAGGCTGCTTCTACCGTAAGGACATTGGCTATCGCGCCATTGCCCGCGAGCGTGGCGAGAGTCAGGAATAA
- the purH gene encoding bifunctional phosphoribosylaminoimidazolecarboxamide formyltransferase/IMP cyclohydrolase — protein sequence MTDQTTRLPIRRALISVSDKTGILEFAKELEALGVEILSTGGTFKLLRDNGVAAVEVADYTGFAEMMDGRVKTLHPKIHGGILGRRGIDDAIMNEHGIKPIDLVAVNLYPFEATINKPGCDLATAIENIDIGGPTMVRSAAKNHKDVAIVVNASDYANVLESLKAGGLTYAQRFDLMLKAFEHTAAYDGMIANYMGTVNQAAETLSTEGRSEFPRTFNSQFVKAQEMRYGENPHQSAAFYVESKPAEVGIATATQLQGKELSYNNVADTDAALECVKSFVKPACVIVKHANPCGVAVSPDAEGGIRQAYELAYATDTESAFGGIIAFNRELDAETAKAIVERQFVEVIIAPSVSEEARAIVAAKANVRLLACGEWSADRAAAWDYKRVNGGLLVQSRDIGMIGADDLKVVTKRAPTEQEIHDLIFAWKVAKYVKSNAIVYAKNRQTIGVGAGQMSRVNSARIAAIKAEHAGLQVAGSVMASDAFFPFRDGLDNAAKVGITAVIQPGGSMRDAEVIAAADEAGIAMVFTGMRHFRH from the coding sequence ATGACCGACCAGACTACCCGCCTGCCGATCCGCCGCGCCTTGATCAGCGTTTCCGACAAGACCGGGATCCTCGAATTCGCCAAAGAGCTTGAAGCCCTGGGCGTCGAGATCCTCTCCACCGGCGGAACGTTCAAGCTGCTGCGCGACAACGGGGTTGCCGCAGTGGAAGTCGCGGATTACACCGGTTTCGCAGAAATGATGGACGGTCGGGTGAAAACCCTGCACCCGAAAATCCACGGTGGGATCCTCGGTCGTCGCGGGATCGACGACGCCATCATGAACGAGCACGGCATCAAGCCGATCGATCTGGTAGCGGTCAACCTGTACCCGTTCGAAGCCACCATCAACAAGCCGGGCTGCGACCTGGCGACCGCCATCGAAAACATCGATATCGGCGGCCCGACCATGGTCCGTTCGGCTGCAAAAAACCACAAAGACGTGGCCATCGTGGTGAATGCCAGCGACTACGCCAACGTTCTTGAAAGCCTCAAGGCCGGCGGCCTGACCTACGCTCAGCGTTTCGACCTGATGCTCAAGGCCTTCGAACACACTGCCGCCTATGACGGCATGATCGCCAACTACATGGGCACCGTGAACCAGGCTGCTGAAACGCTCAGCACTGAAGGTCGCAGCGAGTTCCCACGCACCTTCAACAGCCAGTTCGTCAAGGCTCAGGAAATGCGCTACGGCGAGAACCCGCACCAGAGCGCGGCGTTCTACGTTGAGTCCAAGCCTGCGGAAGTCGGTATTGCCACCGCGACCCAGTTGCAAGGCAAAGAGCTGTCGTACAACAACGTGGCCGACACCGATGCCGCGCTGGAATGCGTGAAGAGCTTCGTCAAACCGGCCTGCGTGATCGTCAAGCACGCCAACCCATGCGGCGTGGCCGTGAGCCCGGATGCCGAGGGCGGTATCCGCCAGGCTTACGAACTGGCCTACGCCACCGACACCGAGTCGGCGTTCGGCGGCATCATCGCCTTCAACCGCGAACTGGATGCTGAAACCGCCAAGGCCATCGTCGAGCGTCAGTTCGTCGAAGTGATCATTGCCCCGTCCGTCAGTGAAGAAGCTCGCGCTATCGTGGCGGCCAAAGCCAACGTGCGCCTGCTGGCTTGCGGCGAGTGGTCGGCTGATCGCGCGGCTGCCTGGGACTACAAACGCGTCAACGGTGGCCTGCTGGTACAGAGCCGCGACATCGGCATGATCGGGGCCGACGACCTGAAAGTCGTGACCAAACGCGCCCCGACCGAGCAAGAGATCCATGACCTGATCTTCGCCTGGAAAGTCGCCAAATACGTTAAGTCCAACGCCATCGTCTACGCCAAGAATCGCCAGACCATCGGTGTCGGCGCTGGCCAGATGAGCCGCGTGAACTCCGCGCGCATTGCTGCGATCAAGGCTGAACACGCTGGTTTGCAGGTGGCCGGTTCGGTGATGGCCTCCGACGCGTTCTTCCCATTCCGCGACGGCCTGGACAACGCGGCCAAGGTCGGTATCACAGCGGTGATCCAGCCGGGCGGCTCGATGCGTGATGCGGAAGTGATTGCCGCTGCCGATGAAGCCGGCATTGCCATGGTCTTCACCGGCATGCGCCACTTCCGTCACTAA
- the fis gene encoding DNA-binding transcriptional regulator Fis — protein MTMMTETLVSGTTPVSDNVNLKQHLNTPSEEGQTLRGSVEKALHNYFAHLEGAAVTDVYNLVLSEVEAPLLECVMNYVKGNQTKASELLGLNRGTLRKKLKQYDLL, from the coding sequence ATGACGATGATGACCGAGACTTTAGTGAGTGGAACAACACCCGTGAGCGACAACGTGAATTTGAAACAGCACCTCAATACCCCGAGCGAAGAAGGTCAGACCCTTCGCGGGAGTGTCGAGAAGGCGCTGCACAATTATTTCGCCCACCTTGAGGGCGCTGCCGTCACGGATGTGTACAACCTGGTGCTTTCCGAAGTCGAGGCTCCCCTGCTCGAGTGCGTGATGAACTACGTCAAGGGCAACCAGACCAAGGCCAGTGAGCTGCTCGGACTGAACCGAGGCACGCTGCGCAAGAAACTCAAGCAGTACGATTTGCTGTAA
- the dusB gene encoding tRNA dihydrouridine synthase DusB yields MSAVRIGPYTLHNGLILAPMAGVTDQPFRQLCKRLGAGLVVSEMVTSDMSLWNTRKSRMRMIHEGDPEPRSVQIAGGDAQMLADAARANVELGAQIIDINMGCPAKKVCNKAAGSALLKDEALVTEILQAVVAAVDVPVTLKIRTGWDRDNKNGLTVAKIAEQAGITALAVHGRTRADLYTGEAEYDTIAAIKQAVSIPVFANGDIDSPEKARYVLDATGADGLLVGRAAQGRPWIFREIDHFLRTGEKLPALELIEVERILLEHLAALHVFYGDVMGVRIARKHVGWYLATLPGAREFRAHFNRLEDTEAQCANVQGFFAERYKSLTGDGDEVAA; encoded by the coding sequence ATGTCGGCGGTACGCATCGGTCCTTACACATTGCACAACGGCTTGATTCTCGCCCCGATGGCGGGGGTCACAGACCAACCCTTTCGTCAGCTGTGCAAGCGACTGGGCGCAGGACTTGTAGTCTCGGAAATGGTCACCAGCGACATGAGCTTGTGGAACACCCGCAAATCGCGGATGCGCATGATCCACGAAGGTGATCCCGAGCCCCGCTCGGTACAGATCGCCGGTGGTGATGCACAGATGCTGGCGGATGCGGCCAGGGCCAACGTAGAGCTTGGCGCACAGATTATTGATATCAACATGGGCTGTCCGGCGAAAAAGGTCTGCAACAAGGCCGCCGGGTCCGCGCTGTTGAAGGATGAAGCACTGGTGACCGAGATCCTGCAGGCCGTAGTGGCCGCGGTTGATGTGCCGGTCACCCTGAAGATCCGCACCGGCTGGGACCGGGACAACAAGAACGGCCTGACCGTGGCGAAGATCGCCGAGCAGGCAGGCATTACGGCGTTGGCGGTTCATGGCCGAACCCGTGCCGACCTGTACACCGGCGAAGCCGAGTATGACACCATCGCCGCGATCAAGCAGGCCGTGTCGATTCCGGTGTTTGCCAATGGCGATATCGATTCACCCGAGAAGGCCCGGTACGTGCTCGATGCGACCGGTGCCGATGGCCTGCTGGTAGGCCGGGCTGCCCAGGGGCGGCCGTGGATTTTTCGTGAGATCGATCATTTTCTGCGTACCGGCGAGAAACTCCCGGCACTGGAACTGATCGAGGTGGAACGCATTCTGCTTGAGCATCTGGCCGCGCTGCACGTCTTCTATGGAGACGTCATGGGCGTACGCATTGCTCGAAAGCATGTGGGCTGGTATCTCGCAACCTTGCCGGGCGCCAGGGAGTTTCGCGCCCACTTCAATCGTTTGGAAGATACGGAAGCACAATGCGCCAACGTTCAGGGCTTCTTCGCCGAACGTTACAAGAGCCTGACAGGGGACGGAGACGAGGTGGCCGCATGA